AGACCACTTTCTAAAAGACGTTTCTCTAACTTTTTTTTATCTGACACTCTTGTTCCTCCTGATGCAAGTTCTATATGCCCGTACATTAGGTCAAATGACTCTGAAATTTCATCATTTAATTCATCAATCTCTATATAGAAAGGTTTGAGCTTAGTTGGCCAATCTATAATGAAATAGAAGCCTTCATGCTTTCTTCCAAGAATTCTTAAAGCTCTAGTATCTAAGTCATCTCCAAAGTTTATTTTTAAACCAGAATCATGTAACTCTTCCAAAGCTTTGAAGTAGGTTATTTTATTAAAAGGAATTCTAGGAATATCTAAGTCTCTATTTAGTATATTCAACTCGTTTTGACAGTTTTTTAATACATCCTCATGAGCCTTAACAATTATTTTTTCTAATATATTCATGACATCATCTTTGCATGAGAAGGCTGATTCTATATCTACACTTACAAATTCGTTGAGATGCCTCCTTGTATGAGATTTTTCAGCTCTAAAGTAGGTCGATATTTCAAAGACTCTTTCTAAGGATAAAGTCAACTGCTCTTTATAAAGTTGTGGAGATTGAGCCAGAAAAGCCTCATTTCCAAAATAATCTAGAGAGAAAAGGGTGGCTCCCCCTTCAACTGCTTGCCCTATTATTTTTGGCGTATTTACTTCTATAAATCTCTCATCAATCAAAGTTTTCCGAATTGATTGTAAAACTAAATGCTTTATCTTGAAAATAGCTGCTGTTGAAGGATTTCGAAGATCCAAAGCTCTAGCATGTAATCTTAGATCTAATGAGGAATCAACTCTTCCTGTTGGATCTATAGGTAAAGGATGAGTGGCTGGAGAGACTATCTCTATACTATCAGCTTGAATTTCCACCTTTACATGTTTAGCCTTGCTCTCTTTTACAGTACCATGAATTACTACAATACTTTGTCTTGTTAAAATCTTTGCAGTTGTGAATGCATCCCGAGGCGTATTACTCTTTCTGAATACAGCTTGAACGATTCCGCTAACATCCCTCACCGTTAAAAAGAGCAAAGAGCCAAGAGGTCTTACGTCTTCGACCCAACCTGCTACACTAACTTTCTCCTCTAAGAGGTTCCTATCTAATTCAGATGCAAAAATCCTCCTCTTTGAACCTTTTTTAATATCTTTCAAACTCAACCAAAAGGTCAATTTCCCTGACTTCCTTGACAATCCTCTTGACTTTCTTGATGTCAAGAGGGAGTCTTTCTGTCTTCCTACCTGATATAACGACTTTAGTTATTTTGCTCCCATCAGGAAGCCATACAACATTTACTGTTGCAATCCTAATAGGATAAAAAAGATCTTCTAACATCTTACGATCAGAAGCATCTCCTTCAATTAACCATACTTTTCCTTGTAGCTCAGATTCTATCTTTTTCATAGTCTGAGGATTTTTTCTTAATATGTGTGGATCGCCTGCTGTAACTACAAAAATATACTCCCCACCCAAATCTAATGCACGAATCAAGGTTACTTTATCAAGATCGGGCAACTTGTCGGCAAGTTTTGTTAATCGTACTGATATTTCAACATCTGATTTGCCTATATGCCCGCTCTTCAGTTTAGTCTCACATTTTGGGCATAAGACTCCTGTTTTAGCGCAGAAAGCACAGATGGGCGTCCTCAAATTAAGATATAGTAAAAAGAGGTAGTAAATTTATTTTACGCATTTAATAAGAATATTATTTTACTATGCGCTCTATCTTTACTTTCAAGAATTGATAAATATCTTGTATTCTTTTTTCAATATTTTAAACCATCTTTTTACTTCTCTATCTTGCATCAGAACCTCATGCGATTTTTTAGTATCCTTTTTAAATAGATTTAACTAAGTTTGTTCTATGCCAGAACTTCCTAAATATGCTGATTACAAAGAAAAAGAATTTGAGAATATAAAAGATTCATATTGGCCAAAAGACCCTTCAAAGCGAGAAATTTGGTTGACTATCATTTTCTCCTTAGTTGAAAGCCCAAAGAAATGGACCGATCTTCTATATTTTACGAAGCTCTCACTTCCAAGATTAGCAGAACAAATAAGAGAGATGGAGAGGGCTGGGATAGTAAAGAGAAAATGTGACGCTTTCCATTTGATAGCCTCTAGAGAGAAGATTTACAATACTCTAAATCAGGCTTTACAAGAATGTGAAAAGAAGATGAGCCTCCTCAAAAATTTACTCGTAATTTTAAGATAGGTATTTTGTTAAATAACTTGGAAAAATCTTTTTTAATAATTAGACCATTTTGATGCTGCTTTGATTTCACTTTTTAATTAGAATATAGAAATATACCCACAAAGGATAATAAATAATATTTTAGATCAAACCAATTGTTATAATAAATCATCACGAGAGGAAAGAAATTGTCAGTTTTCTTCATCTGAAATATTTCACAAATTAATAATATTGATAGTTAAGTTAAATTATACATGATATTTATATAATACTCTCCCTTTTTGGGAGATAAAATGAGGATGGAAGATGAAGATATTTACTAGAGAGGAATTAAAGGAATTTAATGGCAAAGGTGGAAAGCCTGCCTATGCTGCATATAAGGGTAAAGTCTATGATGTCTCTGAGAGTTACCTTTGGGAAGATGGTGAACATCAAGACGAACATTTTGCAGGAAAAGATCTAACTAATGAACTTGAAGATGCTCCTCATGAAGCAGAGGTGTTAGAGAGATTTCCTTTAGTAGGAGAATTAAAAGAAGAATGATGAAGTAAGAAGTTAATTCAACATTATGATATCTTCTTTTAATCAAAGAAGATGAATATTTGTAATCATTTTTGAGTCTACATTTTGCTTTTAAGATAACTAATTATTTTTGTCATATGGCAAATAAAAATTTAATAAAAATCTTTCACTATAAGGTCGCACCAAGGATTGAATTTAAGTATAGGCCTGACTACAAACGCGAGTTATAAAAAAGTAAGATGGTTAGCTACTTTAGCTAAAGAAACGAGATTATATAGAATTTGGATAGGGGAAGATATTGATAGTTTACATAACGTTTTCACTTTAACAAGCATATTTCTATTGAAAACAAGCTTCACAAAGGTTGGCATAGGAATAACTAGCCCATTAATTCGCAATATCACAACCATTGCTCGAGCTGCAGCAGGATTGATTGAGCTTGACTCTGAAGAGAGATTTATACTAGGATTGGGCATAGGTGGTCTTCAAGACTTGTCCAAAAAGGGCTTAGTCATTAAAAACCCTTTACAGATTTTAAGAAATGCTAATGATATTCTAAAAAGGATTTGGTTTGGCGAAAAGGTAACTTCTAAAGAAGGATTTGTACTTGATGGTTACTCAGCTAGAAGTAAATTAAAGATTCCTATTTATTTTGGAGCTAGAGGTCCTAAATTACTTGAACTGGCGGGTGAAATAGCTGATGGCGTAATCATAAGCGGACCTAGATCGTATCTAGAAAAGGCAACTAACATAGTTAAAAAAGGATTAGAAAAAAGTAAAAATCCATACAGGAATTTTAACATAGTAGTATGGCTTCCGACAGTTTTAATTAAAGATGGTAAAGGGATAGCCATTGCAAAGGAGGTAGTTTCTATAATAATTTCTGATACGCCTAAAAAAGTATTAGAGCTTTCTGGGATCGACGATATGAGAATAAGGAAAGTTCGTGATGCAATCTTAAAATTTGGTATAAAAAGGGCATCAGAATTGGTTACAGAAGATCTTATAAGAGATTTTAGTATTTCTGGCAATGCTCAACAAATTTGTGAAGAATTAAAATCTTTTAAAGAATTTGGAGTGGATGAAGTTGTCTTCGGCCCTCCTTACGGATTGAATTGGCAAAGTTCTATCGTAAATGTATTAGAGGCGTGGAAATAGATATGAAGTATAGCCTTCACCTAAATTCAGAGAGTAAAATAGATCGAATAGTTCAAAAAGGTATAGAGGCTGAACGTTTAGGATTGGATTCAATTTGGATTTGCGATATGCCTAGCCAGAGATATGTGCCCATAGTTGCTTCTGCGATAGCATCAAGGACCAGTAAAATTCAGATTGGATTGGGTTTCAGTCCATTTTTGCATACTTGCCATCAGATTGTAAGTGCTTTTTACTCTTTAATCAGTGCTTATGGGGAGCGTTTTGAACTTTGTCTAGTGCCAGGAGATAGGAATCAACTTCAAAAGGTTGGAGTTTTCCGATTTAAAAGTGTTCGAGATCGCATTCTTAAAGCTAAGGTTGAGATAATGAAAAAGTCTGAAGAACAAGGATTGAATTTCGAAATTTCACTTGGTGCCCAAGGTCCCAAGATGCTTAGAATCGCTTCTTCATTTGATAGTTTACATCTTAATTTCTGCTCGCCACGTATTATCGAGTGGGCTAAAAGTGAAATCGGAAGTATAGAAAATTTTTTTCAAGTAGGAATCTTTGCACCCTCCTATATTTATGATATCTTCGATCAAGATATATATGAGCTTCTTTACAGATCCGCAAAAGCTGTCATTTTGGGCTCTTCAGATAGATTTTTAAAGATTTTAGGATTCTATGAGGAGTTGTATGGATTTGATGGCAGACCGGATAACTCCTTTTTTGAAAGAATTCCTCTAAAGATAATAAAAGAGTTTTCAATATCTATGCCTTCTAAAAAACTCAAAGAGTATATCTTGACAATCAAAAATCTAGGTGTTACGAATATCGTCTTCTCATATCCTCAAGATTATTCGATTGACACTATACGTGATTTGGCGAAATCCCTAAATAAATAAAACAAATATCATGAGTTGAATTTGACTTGAGCGAAAAAAGGCTTACTACAAAGATTGCATGGGGGATATCCGGTTCAGGAGATTATATGCCTGAAACGGTTCAAGTTATGAAGAAGATAGTAAAAAGTGGCGATGTAAAGGTTGCAATATTTTTATCAAAATCAGCAGTCATGGTTTTAAAATGGTACGGTTTATTTAATGAATTGGAAAGTATATCTCCAAGAATTATGGTAGAAAAAGGACCTAACGAACCTTTCATAGCAGGTCCGCTACAATTAGGGAAGTTCAAATTTCTTTTAATAGCTCCTGCAACTGCAAATACAGTTGCGAAGATAGTCAATGGGATAGCGGACACTTTAATAACGAATGCAGTCTCACAGGCTAATAAAGGTAATGTACCGATTTACATACTACCTGTAGACCAAGAAACAGAAACTAAAAATGTAACAACTATTCTCCCTAATGGAGAGAAATTTGAATTAACGATGAGAGACATCGATCTAGAGAACACAAGGAAGCTGAAAAGAATGAAAGGAATAACGGTTATAACTAGGCCTCTAGAGATTGAGAAGATATTAAAAAGATATATGACATAAATAGATTATCTTTATCTTGGAAACACTCAAAATCCTATACTTTGGATTTAAGGATTCTTTCTAAGAAAAAGAGGCATGAAATCCTCTCCTTTTATTATCCCTAAGGATCCTTTTTTAACTGAAAATTCATTAAAATGCATAATATCGTCCCCATTATGTTGTAATGTTGAGAATATGGCGAAAGGAACGGGGCCTCTTGCATGAACTCTCAAATCTGTAAGAGTAGCATGATCCGATAAAATTCCGATGGTGTGATCAGCCTCAAGACGATTCAGTAATCTACCAATCAATCTTTTATCCAAATCCTCTATAGTTCTTATCTTCAAGTTGTAATCACCAATGTGGCTAGCTTCATCAGGCGCTTCTACATGAACTAATGTAAAGTCATGATCTTCGAGGCTTTTTAGTGCATAGTCCGCTTTACCTTCGTAATTGGTGTCGTAATAGCCCGTAGCGCCAGGGACTCGTATAATATTCATACCTGCGAAAACTCCTATGCCATTGACAATATCGACTGCAGAGATTACAGCGCCTCTGACTGCGTGGATATCAAAAAAAGGTTGAAAGTTTAACATTCTCCCCTGACCCCAAGGCCATATCGTATTTGCAGGTTTCATACCTTCTTTAACCCTTCTCATGTTGATCGGATGGTTAGAGAGTATATCTTTAGAATTAATAATCATCTCATTAAGTGTTTGGGTCGTCTTTGTGCCTCTCTCATCAGTTGGTATTATAAGAATTTTAAAAATTGAACTGCCTAAAGCATCATGAGGTGGTGTGCATAAGATCTTATCTGAATATCTACTTCCTCTTAGTACTAGCAGATGCCTATAGCCTACACCTGTAAAGAACTCGATCTCTCCAGCTCTTCTATACGCTTCACTGATACATCCGATCAGCTCTTTAGCCTCTTCGGTTGAGATATGACCTGCTGAGTAGTCTATCAAAATATTTTCTTTCACAGTTACAAGGTTACATCTCAAAGCCAGATCGTCTTGACCAAGTTTAACCCCCATACTAGCTGCTTCCAAAGGCCCTCTTCCTACAGAAAAATTTTTTGGGTTATATCCTAATATAGACATAATTGCCACATCTGTTCCTATATCCAACCCTTGAGGCACGGTCTCCAAACTTCCGCATAAGCCCCTAGATGATATAAAATCCATGTTTGGATGATTTGCTATTTGTAAAGGTGTTTTTCCACCCAACTCTTCTAATGGGTGGTCTGCCATTCCATCCCCGATTATCAATATGTATTTCATCAGAACTGTACGACTATTGGTACAATATCATAAACTTTTAGTTGATATGAGTGATTACATACTATGCTTGTTGATCAATAAATAATGCTATGATGTGTAATATGATGAAGAAGACAATTGAGATAATTACTTCTTCATTATGATTATGCTTTCTCTAGCCCTGCCTATCTTTACAGTTCTATCTCTAGTTACAACTCTATTGTTCACAACGACTACTTTCTCAACTTCAAGCCCTGCTCTTTCAGCCAAATCTGCTAAAAGTACATCGACAGGGACTATACTTTCTGGGAAAGCACCTTCAGCAACAACTATGACACAATTGGACCCATCCTTCATAACTCTGTAAATCTCTTTAATTGACTCATTCATATCTTGTAAGTACGCTTTAGCTATCTCTGGTAAATTTAATTCTGGGAACAAATCCTTGATATTCTTTGGATTCAATCCTATATATGATCTTAAATTATCAACCTTTAGATCATTGAAGAATAGATCATACTCTATTGAATAGACCTTTGTATATTCTATTTTATTCAAGTATGGAGGGGATGTTATAACAGAATCGAAGTGTTCCTCTTTAAGGAAATCCATCCTTCTTGCATCTCCAAGATAGATCTTGATCTCGGAGCCTTTGAAGTAAGCTTTCTTTAAGTTACCTATCATTCTTTTTATGACTCTTTTAAAGACCTTCTTCAGAGGGGGACAAGACTTTTTGAATATCTTGATAACCCCCCCATCCTTATATGCATACGTTACTTTATTTGCTGAATTCATCAAAGCTAGTGTAAAAAAATTCCTTATCTTTGGGTCTTCTATGCGTCTTATCTCTTCCTTAAAAAAAAGTATATCTTCGAGTGAATATTTTGAGAAAGCTCTTTTTGTAAGTTGACTTAATCTTCCAATATCATATCTTTTAAACTTCTTTGAGAAAAGCTCCCTAGCAGAATCTTTGATCTTATCTAGATCGTAATCTTCTGTTTTGACCTGTGTCACAAAGACTGCAAGAGGGGAAATATCGATTCCTACTGCATTTACCCCAAATTCCTTTGATGCTAAAAGGCTTGTTCCTGATCCACAGAAAGGGTCTAATATCCAATCAGCTTTTTTGATCTTAAGCCAATCAAACATTAATAACATAAAATCTCTTGAAAAACCCTCTTTAAAGTAGAACCAGTTATGTATTGGAACTAACTTATTTGGTATAAACGTCACTAACTTGCCTAAATCATACCTCTCTCCAATCATATATAGATGGTGTTCTTTTCGATTTTCCATATGTCATTAATATTTTATTTAAAGAGGTTTATATCTTGATACCGTAAAAAAAATCATGACTTTTTAGACTTCTTGGCTAGCGTCTTACTTAGCCAATGAATACCTTGAGTAGTTATCTTGTAATTTATGCCTTCTTCGCTTTGCTCTCTTTCAACATAGCCATGTTTTGTCATCTCACTCATTCTAGAGCTTATGGACTTAGGATTAAGAGCAGTAGCCGATTTTATCTCATTTAAAGTTGTGGATGGTGAAAATGTTTTTCCAAGCTCATGATTTATTCTGGCTGCTACAAGTTGGAGCCCCAATGTCTTCTTATCACTTATTTTTTCACTTTTCCAGACTATCGGGCCCTCTGGTGTAATCTTTACATAATCGCTAAAGAGTTCTATTAATTCATTTAGTGAATAGTTCAGGGTAACCTTAGATGCCAGTTCTATATTTGGTATATGTTTAGCCAAGAATTCATTAACCGAAGAAGATACATTTTGTGGATTTCCACTGAATTCAGCTCTTAATTCGCCATAAGTGA
The window above is part of the Candidatus Methylarchaceae archaeon HK02M2 genome. Proteins encoded here:
- the aspS gene encoding aspartate--tRNA(Asn) ligase; translation: MKDIKKGSKRRIFASELDRNLLEEKVSVAGWVEDVRPLGSLLFLTVRDVSGIVQAVFRKSNTPRDAFTTAKILTRQSIVVIHGTVKESKAKHVKVEIQADSIEIVSPATHPLPIDPTGRVDSSLDLRLHARALDLRNPSTAAIFKIKHLVLQSIRKTLIDERFIEVNTPKIIGQAVEGGATLFSLDYFGNEAFLAQSPQLYKEQLTLSLERVFEISTYFRAEKSHTRRHLNEFVSVDIESAFSCKDDVMNILEKIIVKAHEDVLKNCQNELNILNRDLDIPRIPFNKITYFKALEELHDSGLKINFGDDLDTRALRILGRKHEGFYFIIDWPTKLKPFYIEIDELNDEISESFDLMYGHIELASGGTRVSDKKKLEKRLLESGLDTKSFSDHLEAFSWGMPPHAGWGLGLDRFIMVFTGMENIREAVLYPRDRFRLTP
- a CDS encoding LLM class flavin-dependent oxidoreductase yields the protein MNLSIGLTTNASYKKVRWLATLAKETRLYRIWIGEDIDSLHNVFTLTSIFLLKTSFTKVGIGITSPLIRNITTIARAAAGLIELDSEERFILGLGIGGLQDLSKKGLVIKNPLQILRNANDILKRIWFGEKVTSKEGFVLDGYSARSKLKIPIYFGARGPKLLELAGEIADGVIISGPRSYLEKATNIVKKGLEKSKNPYRNFNIVVWLPTVLIKDGKGIAIAKEVVSIIISDTPKKVLELSGIDDMRIRKVRDAILKFGIKRASELVTEDLIRDFSISGNAQQICEELKSFKEFGVDEVVFGPPYGLNWQSSIVNVLEAWK
- a CDS encoding LLM class flavin-dependent oxidoreductase, which encodes MKYSLHLNSESKIDRIVQKGIEAERLGLDSIWICDMPSQRYVPIVASAIASRTSKIQIGLGFSPFLHTCHQIVSAFYSLISAYGERFELCLVPGDRNQLQKVGVFRFKSVRDRILKAKVEIMKKSEEQGLNFEISLGAQGPKMLRIASSFDSLHLNFCSPRIIEWAKSEIGSIENFFQVGIFAPSYIYDIFDQDIYELLYRSAKAVILGSSDRFLKILGFYEELYGFDGRPDNSFFERIPLKIIKEFSISMPSKKLKEYILTIKNLGVTNIVFSYPQDYSIDTIRDLAKSLNK
- the afpA gene encoding archaeoflavoprotein AfpA; the encoded protein is MSEKRLTTKIAWGISGSGDYMPETVQVMKKIVKSGDVKVAIFLSKSAVMVLKWYGLFNELESISPRIMVEKGPNEPFIAGPLQLGKFKFLLIAPATANTVAKIVNGIADTLITNAVSQANKGNVPIYILPVDQETETKNVTTILPNGEKFELTMRDIDLENTRKLKRMKGITVITRPLEIEKILKRYMT
- a CDS encoding cofactor-independent phosphoglycerate mutase yields the protein MADHPLEELGGKTPLQIANHPNMDFISSRGLCGSLETVPQGLDIGTDVAIMSILGYNPKNFSVGRGPLEAASMGVKLGQDDLALRCNLVTVKENILIDYSAGHISTEEAKELIGCISEAYRRAGEIEFFTGVGYRHLLVLRGSRYSDKILCTPPHDALGSSIFKILIIPTDERGTKTTQTLNEMIINSKDILSNHPINMRRVKEGMKPANTIWPWGQGRMLNFQPFFDIHAVRGAVISAVDIVNGIGVFAGMNIIRVPGATGYYDTNYEGKADYALKSLEDHDFTLVHVEAPDEASHIGDYNLKIRTIEDLDKRLIGRLLNRLEADHTIGILSDHATLTDLRVHARGPVPFAIFSTLQHNGDDIMHFNEFSVKKGSLGIIKGEDFMPLFLRKNP